The Stratiformator vulcanicus genome has a segment encoding these proteins:
- the rplO gene encoding 50S ribosomal protein L15 encodes MILDDIHRDIKKNKKRKRIGRGPGSGHGKTSGRGHKGYFSRAGSSLKRGFAGGQTPLFMRVAKRGFSNAYFQKRITVVNVRQLNEFYEDGGVVDPESLKKKALAFGRFEIVKVLGDGELSKKLTVKAHRFSKSAEEKITKAGGTIERLEKPVDSIATPDATGESDD; translated from the coding sequence ATGATTCTCGACGACATCCATCGTGACATCAAGAAGAATAAGAAGCGCAAGCGGATCGGCCGCGGCCCTGGATCGGGGCACGGCAAGACGTCCGGTCGCGGTCACAAGGGCTATTTCAGCCGAGCCGGATCGTCGTTGAAGCGAGGCTTTGCCGGAGGCCAGACGCCGTTGTTCATGCGGGTGGCCAAGCGCGGCTTCAGCAACGCCTACTTCCAAAAACGGATTACGGTCGTCAATGTTCGCCAATTGAACGAATTCTACGAGGATGGCGGAGTCGTCGATCCGGAGTCGCTGAAGAAGAAGGCTCTCGCGTTCGGTCGCTTTGAAATCGTCAAGGTTTTAGGCGACGGCGAATTGTCCAAGAAGCTGACCGTCAAGGCGCACCGTTTTTCAAAGTCAGCCGAAGAGAAGATTACCAAAGCCGGGGGAACGATCGAGCGGCTTGAGAAGCCGGTCGATTCGATCGCGACGCCGGATGCGACCGGCGAGTCCGACGATTGA
- the rpmJ gene encoding 50S ribosomal protein L36 gives MKVRASVKRICERCKVVRRRGKVYVICSANPRHKQRQG, from the coding sequence ATGAAAGTAAGAGCAAGCGTTAAACGAATTTGCGAGCGGTGCAAGGTGGTGCGCCGACGGGGCAAGGTCTACGTGATCTGCTCCGCGAATCCGCGTCACAAGCAACGCCAAGGCTGA
- the map gene encoding type I methionyl aminopeptidase has product MPKTKLPRRIKQKAKKTQEPRKRREPGKPIVLKSRREIDKMYRAGQLVAEAHAAVRGLVRPGVTTAELNAAVEEVFLRNAATPLFLGVPCPEEGGPDFPAVTCISTNEEVVHGIPTERVLESGDIVSVDTGCRLDGWCGDSAWTYTVGEIDPATERLMEVGRETLALALRELPRRKKWTHIAAMMQELAESNGYGVVKELVGHAIGREMHEAPQVPNFVGGEFAEEDFDLRAGLVLAIEPMINGGTAEVELCDDDWTVVTADDEPSVHFEHTVALTRDGVRILTEGVGEPLDLR; this is encoded by the coding sequence ATGCCGAAAACTAAGCTCCCCCGGCGAATCAAGCAGAAAGCGAAGAAGACGCAGGAACCGCGGAAGCGCCGCGAGCCCGGCAAGCCGATCGTTCTGAAGAGCCGGCGCGAAATCGACAAAATGTACCGCGCCGGTCAACTGGTGGCCGAAGCTCACGCCGCAGTTCGAGGACTCGTTCGCCCCGGCGTCACGACAGCGGAACTGAACGCTGCCGTCGAAGAAGTCTTTTTGCGAAACGCGGCCACGCCACTCTTCCTGGGCGTACCCTGCCCCGAAGAAGGCGGCCCCGATTTTCCGGCTGTGACCTGCATTTCAACCAACGAAGAAGTCGTCCACGGCATCCCGACCGAACGTGTGCTGGAATCCGGCGACATTGTGAGCGTTGATACCGGCTGCCGACTCGACGGCTGGTGCGGCGACTCCGCGTGGACTTACACGGTTGGTGAGATCGATCCTGCGACCGAACGGTTGATGGAAGTCGGTCGCGAGACGCTTGCACTGGCACTTCGCGAACTGCCCCGCCGAAAGAAGTGGACGCATATCGCAGCCATGATGCAGGAACTCGCCGAATCGAACGGCTACGGAGTCGTGAAGGAACTGGTCGGGCACGCGATCGGACGCGAGATGCACGAAGCCCCGCAGGTGCCGAACTTCGTCGGCGGAGAATTTGCCGAGGAAGACTTTGACCTGCGTGCGGGATTGGTGCTCGCGATTGAACCGATGATCAACGGCGGCACGGCGGAAGTCGAACTCTGTGATGATGACTGGACCGTCGTCACGGCCGACGATGAGCCGAGCGTCCACTTCGAGCACACGGTCGCGCTGACCCGTGACGGCGTGCGAATTCTGACGGAAGGGGTGGGTGAGCCGCTCGATTTGAGGTGA
- the secY gene encoding preprotein translocase subunit SecY, which produces MFSKLITIFRIPELRRKILLTLLLLAVYRMGFNIPLPFIDQDQLKEFITDAKSGDDAFGQVMQVVSLFSASNISNSTIFGLGIMPYISASIIFQLLGSVYPPLEQLQKEGEAGRRKINEYTRYATVLICLVQSYAWIVGLSSGLGQGESLIMEQFNNVYFYLVCTITMTTGTIFLMWVGEQIDAYGVGNGISLLIMAGILAQMPTAGYTEFIQPAIQNGLAIGTQYGIEKLLLLTGLFLFVVVWVILITQGQRRIPIQSAKHVRGRRVAGGQRQFLPLRVNQAGVMPIIFASSLLIFPYLIFNSIAQTGWGQEIPLIEGIARIFGDRGFIYNILYIVLIYFFCYFWTAITFNPKDMAENLKDYGSFIPGYRPGTRTAAYLEQVMLRITYVGAAFLSIVAIIPTLVAAYMDIPFVLAQFYGGTGLLIVVSVVLDLVQKIDSHLVMRNYSGLLDAEN; this is translated from the coding sequence ATGTTTAGTAAACTGATCACGATCTTTCGCATCCCCGAATTGCGCCGGAAGATTCTGCTCACGCTGCTGCTTCTGGCCGTCTATCGGATGGGGTTCAACATCCCCCTCCCGTTCATCGATCAGGATCAACTTAAAGAGTTCATCACCGACGCGAAGAGCGGCGACGACGCTTTCGGTCAGGTGATGCAGGTCGTCTCGCTGTTCTCGGCATCGAACATCAGTAACAGCACGATCTTCGGCCTCGGGATCATGCCTTACATTTCGGCATCGATCATTTTTCAGCTGCTCGGCAGTGTTTATCCGCCTTTGGAGCAACTGCAAAAGGAAGGAGAGGCCGGGCGCAGGAAGATCAATGAGTATACTCGGTACGCCACCGTTCTGATCTGTCTGGTGCAGAGCTACGCTTGGATTGTCGGCCTCTCTTCCGGCCTGGGCCAGGGGGAGAGTCTCATCATGGAGCAGTTCAACAACGTTTATTTCTATCTCGTCTGTACGATCACAATGACCACCGGGACGATTTTCCTGATGTGGGTCGGCGAGCAGATCGATGCCTACGGGGTCGGTAACGGGATCAGTCTTTTGATTATGGCCGGTATTCTCGCGCAGATGCCGACCGCCGGATATACCGAATTCATTCAGCCCGCCATCCAGAACGGTCTCGCGATCGGTACGCAGTACGGGATTGAAAAACTGCTGCTGCTCACCGGGCTGTTCCTGTTTGTCGTCGTCTGGGTGATTTTGATCACGCAGGGCCAGCGCCGCATCCCGATTCAAAGCGCCAAGCACGTACGCGGTCGACGCGTTGCTGGCGGCCAGCGGCAGTTTCTCCCCCTTCGCGTCAACCAGGCCGGCGTGATGCCGATCATCTTCGCCTCCAGCCTGCTGATCTTCCCCTATCTGATTTTCAACTCGATCGCTCAAACCGGGTGGGGACAAGAAATCCCGTTAATCGAGGGCATCGCGCGGATCTTCGGCGACCGAGGTTTCATTTACAATATTCTGTATATCGTACTGATCTACTTCTTCTGCTACTTCTGGACGGCGATCACGTTCAATCCGAAAGATATGGCAGAGAACCTCAAAGATTACGGGAGCTTTATTCCCGGCTATCGCCCCGGCACCCGGACGGCGGCATACCTCGAACAGGTCATGCTGCGGATCACCTACGTCGGTGCGGCCTTCCTCTCGATCGTGGCCATCATCCCGACGCTCGTCGCGGCTTACATGGACATCCCGTTCGTGCTCGCCCAGTTCTATGGCGGCACCGGACTGCTGATCGTCGTGTCGGTCGTGCTCGACCTCGTGCAGAAGATCGACAGCCATCTCGTGATGCGGAATTATTCGGGGCTGCTCGATGCCGAAAACTAA
- a CDS encoding DNA-directed RNA polymerase subunit alpha, giving the protein MRIRWRGLELPSRVSPEPDSSTPTYGLFIAEPFERGFGATIGISLRRILLSSLEGSAVTRVKIQGVQHEFSTIPGVVEDVTDICLNLKSLVLRNDSPTSKTLRIEKQERGVVTGADIITDSQVEVINKDLVIATMTDDVPLSIELTVDNGRGYLPAAESSAGESEIGIIPLDAIFSPVTRVKYLIEDTRVGQRTNYDKLTLEIWTDGTVTPELALVEAAKIMRKHLNPFINYREPGPELPPEAGLKQMMDQTGYAPVDLELEEKLGQSLAELNLSVRATNCLESEGINTVRDLVSKSEDQLLTVRNFGETTLTEVNERLREIGLRLGMRVPQST; this is encoded by the coding sequence ATGCGAATTCGCTGGCGAGGATTGGAACTACCAAGTCGCGTATCACCTGAACCCGATTCGTCGACGCCAACGTACGGCTTGTTCATTGCGGAGCCGTTCGAGCGCGGTTTTGGTGCGACGATCGGCATCAGCCTGCGTCGTATTTTGCTCTCAAGTCTTGAGGGCAGTGCGGTCACGCGGGTTAAGATTCAAGGCGTGCAGCACGAGTTTTCGACCATCCCCGGCGTCGTCGAGGATGTCACCGATATTTGCCTGAACCTGAAGTCGCTGGTTCTCCGCAACGACAGCCCGACCTCCAAGACGCTTCGCATTGAAAAGCAGGAGCGCGGCGTCGTCACCGGTGCGGACATCATCACCGACAGCCAGGTCGAGGTCATCAACAAAGACCTCGTCATCGCAACGATGACCGACGACGTTCCGCTGAGCATCGAACTGACGGTCGACAACGGCCGTGGTTACCTGCCAGCTGCTGAATCGAGTGCCGGCGAGTCAGAGATCGGCATCATTCCACTCGATGCCATTTTCTCGCCCGTGACCCGCGTGAAGTACCTTATTGAGGATACCCGCGTCGGTCAGCGAACGAACTATGACAAGCTGACGCTCGAGATTTGGACGGACGGAACGGTGACGCCGGAACTGGCGTTGGTTGAAGCCGCGAAGATCATGCGGAAGCACCTCAACCCGTTCATCAATTACCGCGAGCCGGGACCGGAACTGCCGCCGGAAGCGGGCCTGAAGCAAATGATGGATCAGACCGGCTATGCCCCGGTCGACCTCGAACTGGAAGAGAAGCTGGGCCAAAGTCTGGCCGAGCTCAACCTGTCGGTTCGGGCGACGAACTGCCTGGAGTCGGAGGGCATCAATACCGTCCGCGATCTCGTCTCCAAGTCAGAAGACCAACTGCTCACCGTCCGCAACTTCGGTGAGACCACACTGACCGAGGTCAACGAACGGCTGCGAGAAATCGGGCTTCGACTCGGGATGCGTGTCCCGCAATCAACCTGA
- the rpsM gene encoding 30S ribosomal protein S13, with protein MPRIQGVDVPNNKPVYVALTYLYGIGTKTSIDICYSLDIDPRRKSHELTEDEISQINNTLDRDYVIEGALRRRVQQDIARLRDIGCYRGLRHRRGLPVRGQRTSTNARTRKGSKKTVAGKKGVKDMRH; from the coding sequence ATGCCACGTATTCAGGGTGTGGACGTTCCGAACAATAAGCCGGTTTACGTCGCGTTGACCTACCTTTACGGAATCGGCACGAAGACGTCGATCGATATCTGCTATTCGCTCGATATCGACCCGCGTCGGAAGTCACACGAACTGACCGAAGACGAAATCTCGCAAATTAACAACACGCTCGATCGTGATTACGTGATCGAAGGTGCGTTACGGCGGCGAGTTCAGCAAGACATCGCCCGCCTGCGTGATATTGGTTGCTATCGAGGTCTAAGGCATCGCCGGGGACTCCCCGTTCGCGGTCAGCGGACTTCGACGAACGCAAGAACCCGCAAGGGCTCGAAGAAGACTGTCGCCGGTAAGAAGGGCGTCAAAGATATGCGGCACTAA
- a CDS encoding bL17 family ribosomal protein, translating into MRHKIRGRKLNRNPSHRKAMFRNMAASLIKSVRIDEDDPDRPKVPGRIVTTVPKAKELRPFVERLITIAKKAQHSEEAAAEHATNAERNSDAWRQWRQSDEWQKWSEAKAPSITARRRAYSLLRDHDAVDILFDELVKRFAERDGGYTRVVRLAERRLGDNGQQALIEFVGVKDRTRRAPSQAPLVTDDEEETTEDESAESTEQVDDSTDSPEATAASEAEADETESAAEDEDQKS; encoded by the coding sequence ATGCGACATAAAATTCGCGGTCGAAAACTGAATCGGAACCCTTCGCATCGTAAAGCGATGTTCCGCAATATGGCGGCGAGCCTCATCAAGTCGGTGCGAATCGATGAAGATGATCCGGACCGGCCGAAGGTTCCCGGTCGCATCGTTACGACGGTTCCCAAAGCCAAGGAATTGCGGCCGTTTGTCGAACGGCTGATCACAATCGCAAAGAAAGCGCAGCATAGCGAAGAAGCCGCGGCCGAACATGCGACCAATGCCGAACGCAACTCGGACGCCTGGCGACAGTGGCGGCAAAGCGATGAGTGGCAAAAGTGGTCCGAAGCGAAAGCTCCGTCCATCACAGCTCGCCGTCGCGCCTATTCGTTGCTGCGAGATCATGACGCGGTCGACATTCTATTCGATGAGTTGGTCAAACGATTCGCCGAACGCGACGGCGGCTACACCCGTGTCGTTCGTCTGGCAGAACGTCGCCTTGGCGACAACGGTCAGCAGGCGTTGATCGAATTCGTCGGCGTGAAAGATCGTACTCGCCGAGCGCCGTCGCAGGCGCCGCTGGTGACTGACGACGAGGAAGAGACGACCGAGGACGAATCAGCCGAATCGACGGAACAAGTCGACGACTCGACCGATTCACCGGAAGCGACCGCCGCGTCCGAAGCAGAAGCCGATGAGACTGAATCGGCAGCGGAAGATGAGGATCAGAAGTCGTAG
- the rpsK gene encoding 30S ribosomal protein S11 — protein MAKTKKKRVRRGITKAIAHVKATFNNTTVTITDTNGEVLCWASAGTVGYKGSRKSTPFAAQRAAETCAERAAKFGVKEMEVRVKGPGSGRESAIQGLNSAGISIKAIEDVTPLPHNGCRPPKKRRV, from the coding sequence GTGGCCAAGACAAAGAAGAAACGAGTTCGGCGCGGTATTACGAAGGCGATCGCCCACGTAAAGGCGACGTTCAATAATACGACCGTGACTATCACCGACACGAACGGTGAGGTCCTCTGCTGGGCGTCCGCCGGCACGGTCGGTTATAAGGGCAGCCGGAAGAGCACTCCGTTCGCCGCGCAGCGTGCTGCGGAAACGTGCGCGGAACGGGCAGCAAAGTTCGGCGTGAAGGAAATGGAAGTCCGCGTTAAAGGCCCCGGCTCCGGGCGTGAGAGCGCGATTCAGGGGCTCAATTCGGCCGGCATCTCGATCAAGGCAATCGAAGACGTCACGCCGCTGCCGCACAACGGATGTCGCCCCCCGAAGAAGCGTCGCGTCTGA